In Cynocephalus volans isolate mCynVol1 chromosome 3, mCynVol1.pri, whole genome shotgun sequence, one DNA window encodes the following:
- the INAFM2 gene encoding putative transmembrane protein INAFM2 yields the protein MKERDAAPAERGKPATYTGDKKAKMAAKTNKKWVRLATVFAYVLSVSLAAIVLAVYYSLIWQPVGSGTSGGAAGPPPGGSNATGPSGTSGAATAGPNTTGSSNHEAPRAAPPLQATRPAPPEPPADRPRAGPLERPLGPDEDEEEATAAPGSR from the coding sequence ATGAAGGAGCGCGACGCCGCCCCGGCCGAGCGGGGCAAGCCGGCCACCTACACCGGGGACAAGAAGGCGAAGATGGCGGCCAAGACCAACAAGAAGTGGGTCCGGCTCGCCACCGTGTTCGCCTACGTGCTCTCCGTGTCGCTGGCCGCCATCGTGCTCGCCGTCTACTACAGCCTCATCTGGCAGCCGGTGGGCTCCGGGACCTCGGGGGGAGCCGCCGGCCCGCCCCCCGGCGGCTCCAACGCCACCGGCCCGTCCGGGACTTCGGGGGCAGCGACGGCGGGGCCCAACACCACCGGGTCGTCCAACCACGAGGCGCCGCGCGCCGCGCCCCCGCTGCAGGCGACGCGGCCGGCGCCTCCGGAGCCCCCTGCGGACAGACCCCGGGCCGGGCCGCTGGAGCGGCCGCTGGGGCCAGACGAGGACGAGGAGGAAGCGACAGCGGCGCCCGGGAGTCGTTGA